The following is a genomic window from Bordetella sp. H567.
TAGACCTCGCCGGTCACGCCCTTGATGTTTTCCCACAGCTTGCCGGGGTTGGTGCGGACGTCGCTGTAGTTTTCGCGGAAGGCGGTCGGGTCCAGCGCGAACTTCAGCAGGTTTTGCACTTCCTCGGTGGAGGGCCAGATGTCGCCCAGCCAGACGTCGCCATTCTTGCCTTTGGCCACCGGTTCCGTCATCAGGTCGCGCAGCATCGTGCCGGCCAGCGCGTAGGCCACGACCAGCGGCGGCGATGCCAGGAAGTTGGCCTTGATGTTGGGGTGGATGCGGGCTTCGAAGTTGCGGTTGCCCGACAGGACGGCCGCGCACACCAGGTCATTGGTATTGATGGCTTCGTTCAGGTCGGCCGCCAGGTCGCCGGCGTTGCCGATGCAGGTGGTGCAGCCGTAGGCCGCGACGTCGAAACCCAGTTTTTCGAGGTAGGGCAGCAGGCCGGTCTTGGTGAGGTATTCCGTGACTACCCGGGATCCCGGCGCCAGGGACGTCTTGATGTGCGGCGGCACCTTCAGGCCCGCTTCCACCGCCTTCTTGGCCAGCAGGCCGGCCGCCAGCATGACGCTGGGGTTGGAGGTATTGGTGCACGACGTGATGGCGGCAATCAGGATGTCGCCGTTCTTGACCTTGGTGCCGGCGCTGGTGGTGTATACCTGGGCCAGCTTTTCGGCCGGCTGGTTGAAGCCGTTTTCAGCGACCGGCTTGGAGAACAGCGAGGTGAAGGTGTTCTTCACGTTGCCGATCTCGATGCGATCCTGCGGGCGCTTGGGGCCGGCAAGCGAAGGCGTCACGGTACCCAGGTCCAGCGTCAGCAGCTTGCTGTAGGTGATGTCCTTGGCCTTGGGCACGCCGAACATCTTCTGGGCCTTGAAGTACGCCTCGAACGCGGCGATTTCCTCTTCGGTGCGGCCGGTGCCCTTGAAGTAGTCGATGGTGCGGTCGTCGACCGGGAAGAATCCCATGGTCGCGCCGTATTCGGGGGCCATGTTGCCGATGGTGGCGCGGTCGGTGACGGACAGGCTGGCCGTGCCTTCGCCGCAGAACTCCACGAATTTGCCGACAACTTTTTCGCGGCGCAGCATTTCCGTGATGGTCAGCACCAGGTCGGTGGCGGTGACGCCGCCGCGCAGCTGGCCTTTCAACTCCACGCCGACGACGTCCGGCGTCAGGAAGTACACGGGCTGGCCCAGCATGCCCGCCTCGGCCTCGATGCCGCCCACGCCCCAGCCCACCACGCCGATCCCGTTGATCATGGTCGTGTGGCTGTCCGTGCCGACCAGCGAGTCCGGGTAATAGACGTTGTTGGCCTTGTCGAAGTGCACGCCGCGGGCCAGGTATTCCAGGTTGACCTGGTGCACGATGCCGAAGCCGGGCGGCACGACGCGGAAGGTATCGAAGGCCTCCATGCCCCATTTCATGAACTGGTAGCGCTCCTGGTTGCGCTTGAATTCCAGCTTCATGTTCAGGTCCAGGGCCTGCTTGGTCCCGAAGTAGTCGATCATGACGGAGTGGTCCACCACCAGGTCCACGGGCACCAGCGGCTCGATGCGCTTGGGATCCGCGCCCATCGCCTGGGCCACCGAGCGCATGGCGCCGATATCGGCCAGCAGGGGCACACCCGTGAAGTCCTGCAGGACCACGCGGGCCACCACGAAGGGGATTTCCTCTTCGCGCTTGGCGTTGGGCTGCCAGTTCGCCAGCTGCTTGACGTGCTCTTCGGTCACCTTCTGGCCGTCGCAATTGCGCAGCACGGACTCCAGCACGATGCGCATTGACAGCGGCAGTCGTTGAACGTCCACGCCCAGCGCCTTGCCCAGCGCCGGCAACGAGTAGTACTGACAGGTCTTGTTGCCGATCTTGAATGTCTTAAGTGTGTCGAACACGTTGTGCGGCATGATGAACTCCAAGGTAGTGGACCGCGAAAAAGCAGCCATTTTCATGCGTTTCCCTGCGCTTGTCATGTACTGCGGCAGGGTGGATTGAATCGATGTTTTATATCTTATGTCTTATATAAGACCTTGCCAACCTGAAAAAGTTTCGGCCGTTTCCCCGTCGGGGCGTGCCGCATGCTCTTCCAGACAGGCGTATAGCATAGCCAAAACACATGGCAGAACGTACAACATGTTGCGTGGCATCCGGCGAGCGCGTTTCAAGTCCTGCCGTCGCGCCACAGACTGACCAGGGGTTCCGGGGCGGCCGCCTCCGGGACGCTGAAGCGCAACGGTTCCACTTCGCCGTCCTGCAGGATCTCGATGGTGAAGTAGCGCTGGTCGCCGCTGCCGCACTCCTCGGCTGCCATGGCCGCGGCCTGGGTGATGGCCGCGCACAGGCGCCCGCGTTCGTCCTGGGGGAAATGCCGCAGCGAAATCGTGCGCGGCCGTGCCAGCGCCGGCACGCCGGCCACGCCGCCCTGGCGCTTGACCAGCACCGCGACCACCGTCTCCCAGGGAGGAAGGGTTGTCATGGCAATACTCCCACGTCGCGCCATGCCCGCCGGACCGCATCCCGCGCGCCGGCGCCGCCGGCGTGTTCGAGCGTAAGCGAGGCGAAGGCGGCAAAATCGGCATCGCGGGCCAGGGCGCCGTCGCACAGGGTGTCGTACCAGATGCGGCCGGCCGCTTCCCAGGCATGGCCGCCCAGCGCGCTGGCAACGAGATAGAAGGCCCGGTTCGGTATGCCGGAATTCAGGTGGACGCCGCCATTGTCGTCTTCGGTCTGGACGAAATCGCGCATGTGCGCGGGCTGCGGGTCGCGGCCCAGCAAGGGGTCATCATAGGCGGTACCCGGCGCCCGCATGGAACGCAATCCCCGCGCGCGGACGGCATCGGTGAACAGGCCCACCCCGATCAGCCAGTCCGCCTGGTCGGCGGTCTGGCCCAGCCGATACTGCTTGACGAGTGCGCCGAATACATCGGATATGGATTCATTCAGCGCGCCTGCCTGCCCGCGGTACACCAGGGCCGCCTCGTAGTCGATCACGCCATGCGCGAGCTCGTGCCCGACGATATCCATGGCGATGGTGAAGCGGTTGAAGACTTCCCCGTCGCCATCGCCGAATACCATCTGCGTGCCGTTCCAGAACGCATTGTCGTAGTGCCGGCCGTAATGGACCGTGCCGATCAGTGCCATGCCCTTGCCGTCGAGAGAGTCCCGTCCGTACACCTCGGCGAACAGAGCGCGCGTGGCGCCCAGGTAATCGTAGGCTTCGTCCGCGGCAGGGTCTTCCGTGGCGGGGTCGCCTTCGCGGCGGACCAGTTCGCCCGGCAGGGCGGTGCCGCCGCCGGCCGTGTGGATACGGCGTCCGGCGCCGTCGGCGGCTTCCGGCCGGGCCGCGAAGGCGCGTGCCTGCGCGGCGCCGCGCAGCGTGCCATCGTCCCCAATCAGGCTCAGGGTGGTGGCCGCGCAGGTGCGTACATGAGGGCTGCCCTGGTCGGCAAGCCGGTCCAGCAGATAGGGGGGCACGATGGCGTGCCGGGACAGGCAGGGGCGGTGCGGGCGCATGGCGGGTTCCTGGCGAACCGCTCCAGCATAATGCGCCCGCGCCACCGCGGCGAGCCTGGTTGCCTGCTGTTTCGGTCAGGCCGTCTTGCGCCGCCGCAGCAGGGCCTGGAATTCGCCCACGATGCCGCGGCGAAAGGCCATCACGCAGATCACGAAGATCAGGCCGATGACGATGGTCACCGATTCCCCCAGCTGGCGGAACCACTCGATGCCGGTCATGCTGGTCAGCGCCTGCCCGAAGTCGCCCACCTTGTTTTCCAGCAGAACGACGATGAAGGCGCCCAACACCGGGCCCAGGAAAGTACCCATGCCGCCGATCAGCGTCATCAGGATGACCAGGCCGGACATCTGCCACGTCGCGTCCGATAGCGTGGCGGACACGAAGACCAGCGTCTTGGCCGAGCCCGCCAGCCCCGCGATGGCCGCCGAGAGGACGAAGGCCAGCAGCTTGAAGCGGTCGACGTCGTACCCCAGCGAGATCGCGCGCGGCTCGTTCTCGCGCAAGGCCTTGAGCACCTGACCGAAAGGCGAGTTGACCGTGCGCCAGATGACGGCGAAGCCGATCAGGAAGAGCGCCAGGACCAGGTAGTACAGGGTCAGGTCGCTGCTGAGATCGATCAGACCGAACAGGCGGCCGCGGGGCACCTGCTGCAGGCCGTCTTCACCGCCGGTGAAGCGGGCCTGCAAGAAGAAAAAGTAGGCCATCTGGGCCATGGCCAGCGTGATCATGGCGAAGTAGATGCCGCTGCGGCGTATGGCCAGGCCCCCCACCACCAGGCCCAGCAGGGCGGCCACGGCGACGCCGAAGACCAGCCCGATCTCCGGCGTGACGCCCCATGCCTTCAGCGCATGGCCGGTGGCGTAGGCCGCACTGCCCAGGAAGGCCGCGTGGCCGAAAGACAGGAGGCCGGTAAACCCCAGCAGCAGGTTGAAGGCGCAGGCGAACAGCGCATAGCACATGACCTTCATGGCGAAAATGGGGTACACGCCCAGGAAGGGCAGCAGCGCCGCCGCGATGGCCAGGACCACATAGCCAGCGATGTGTCGATTCATTTTTCCTTCCCGAACAGTCCCGCCGGACGCAGCAGCAGCACGATGGCCATGATGACGAAGACGACCGTGTTGGATGCCTCGGGCCAGAACACCTTGGTCAACCCCTCGATCACGCCCAGGCCCAGGCCCGTCAGGATGGCCCCCATGATGGAACCCATGCCGCCGATGACCACGACGGCGAACACCACGATGATCAGGTTGGATCCCATCAAGGGCGATACCTGCAGCACCGGGGCGGCCAGCACCCCGGCGAAGGCGGCCAGGGCGACCCCGAAGCCGTAGGTCAGCGTGATCATGCGCGGCACGTTGACGCCGAAGGCTTCGACCAGCTTGGGGTTTTCCGTGGCGGCGCGCAGCAGCGCGCCCAGCGGCGTGCGCTCGATCACGAACCATGTGCCGAAACAGATGATCAGCGAGGCCACCACGACCCAGCCGCGGTAATTCGGCAGGATCATGAAGCCCAGGTTGGTGGCGCCCTGCAGCAGGTCCGGCGTCGGGAAGGGCTGTCCCGATACACCGTAGACGCTGCGGAACAGGCCCTCGATCAGCAGCGTCAGGCCGAAGGTGAGCAACAGGCCGTAAAGATGATCCAGCCGGTACAGGTGGCGCAGCAGCAGGCGTTCGATGACGATGCCGAATACGCCGACCACCAGCGGCGCCAGGACCAGGACGATCCAGTAGTTCAGGCCGAGGTAGGCCACGCCCATCCACGCCACGAAGGCGCCCATCATGTACAGCGCGCCGTGGGCGAAGTTGATGACGTTGAGCAGACCGAAGATGACCGCCAGGCCGAGCGACAGCATGGCGTAGAAAGAACCGTTCACCAGGCCCAGCAGCAATTGCCCGAACAGGGCCTGCATGGGGATGCCGAAAACATTCATGGTTTTTTGGAAGTCCTGCGCCGGTTATGCATGGGCACGCGAAGGCAGGCGCGGTACGGCGCCCGGCGGCATGGCCGGGTGGCGCCGCACCGCGATGTCCTGCTTATTTCTTGACCAGCTTGCAGGTCGATTCAGACAGCTTGGTGTAGACCTGGTCGCCGGGCAGCGTGGCGACCACCTTGTAGTAGTCCCACGGACCCTTGGACTCCTTGGGTGTCTTCACCTGCATCAGGTACATGTCGTGGATCATGCGGCCGTCTTCGCGCACATAGCCGCCCTGGGCGAACATATCGTTGATCTTGTTCGACTTCATCCACTTCATCACCGTGTCGGGATCGTCGGTGCCGGTGGCCTTGACCCCGCTCAGATAGAACGAGACCGACGAATAGTCGCCCGCCTGCAGCATCGACGGCTTGCGGCCGACCTTGGCTTCGAACTTCTTGCTCCAGGCGCGCGAGGCGTCGTTCTGGTCCCAGTACCAGCCGTCGGTCAGGTACATGCCCTGGGTGGCCGGCAGGCCCAGCGAATGGATGTCGTTGATGAAGACCAGCAGGCCCGCCAACTTCATTGTCTTGGTGATGCCGAACTCGTTCGCCGCCTTGACGGAATTGATCGTATCGCCGCCCGCGTTGGCCAGGCCCAGGATCTGGGCCTTGGAGGCCTGCGCCTGCAGCAGGAAGGACGAGAAGTCCGATGCGCCCAGCGGGGCTCGCACCTGGCCCTTGACCTCGCCGCCCGCGGCTTTCACCACGTTGGCCGTGTCGCGCTCCAGGGCGTGGCCGAACGCGTAGTCCGCGGTCAGGAAGAACCAGCTCTTGCCGCCGTCCTTCACCACGGCCGAACCGGTGCCGCGCGCCAGCGCCACGGTGTCGTAGGCGTAGTGCACGGTATAGGGCGTACATTGCGCGTTGGTCAGGTCCGAGGCGCCCGCCCCGATGGCGATGAAGGGCTTCTTCTTCTCGGCGGCAACCGCGGCCATGGCCAGGCTGGTCGCGGAGTTGGTGCCGCCGATCAGCACGTCCACGTGCTGCTGGTCGAACCATTCGCGCGCCCGCGATGACGCCACGTCGGCCTTGTTCTGGTGGTCGGCGTACATCACTTCGATCTTCTTGCCGTTGATGTTGCCGCCGGCATCCTCGATCGCCATGCGGATGGCTTCCACGCCGGCCTTGCCGTCGATGTCGGAATACACGCCCGACATATCGGTAATGAAGCCGATGCGGATGACATCATCGGAGATGCCTTGCGCCTGGACGGCCGGCGCCGCGGCGAGTCCGAAACCGGCCAGGGCCAGCGCGGCGGTAAGGGTATGCAGCTTCATTTTGACTCCTCTCCCTCTTGTAGGGGGTTGCCGGTTTTCCGGCGGGTGGCACATTCAAACGCCCAGCAGGTCGTTGAGCGCTTCCTGTTTTTCAGTCAGCTGAGATGCGTCGAAATGCTCGACGATCTGGCCGTGCTCCATGACGTAGAAGCGGTCGGCCAGCGGCGCGGCGAAGTGGAAATTCTGTTCCACCATCACGATGGTGTACCCGCGCTGTTTCAGCGCCGTGATCATGCGCCCCAGCGCTTGCACGATAACCGGGGCGAGGCCCTCGGATATCTCGTCCAGAAGCAGCAGGCTGGCGCCGGTGCGCAGGATGCGCGCCACGGCCAGCATCTGCTGCTCGCCGCCGGACAGCCGGGTCCCCGGCGAATGGCGGCGTTCGTGCAGGTTGGGGAACATGTCGTAGATTTCGGCCAGCGACATGCCGCCGCCCAGCGCGCCGCCGATGACCGGCGGCAGCAGCAGGTTTTCCTCACACGACAGGCTGGCGAAAATGCCGCGTTCCTCGGGGCAATAGCCCACGCCCAGGTGCGCGACGCGAAAGGTCGGCAGGCCGATGGACTCGGTGCCGTTGATGCGCACCGAGCCGCGGCGGCTGCCCGTCAGGCCCAGGATGGCCCGCAGCGTGGTGGTGCGGCCGGCGCCGTTGCGTCCCAGCAGGGTGACGACTTCGCCCTGGGCCACGCGCATGTCCACCCCATGCAGGATGTGGGATTCGCCGTACCAGGCGTGCAGATCGGAGATTTCCAATGCCGGCGCTGTCATGCGTGTGCTCCTTGCAATTCACCCGCGGTGGTCCCCATATAAGCCTGCATCACCTCGGGATTGCGTGAGACTTCGGCATAGCCGCCTTCGGCCAGGACGGCGCCGCGCGCCAGCACGGTAATCTGGTCGGCAATGGACGAGACCACGTTCATATTGTGTTCGACCATCAGGATGGTGCGGCCTACGCCGACGCGCTTGATCAGGCGGGTGACGCGGTCCACGTCCTCGTGGCCCATGCCCTGCGTGGGCTCGTCCAGCAGCATCAGTTCCGGCTCCATGGCCAGCGTGGTGGCGATTTCCAGCGCGCGCTTGCGGCCGTAGGGCAGGTTCACGGTCATCTCTTCCGCGAAACTGCCCAGGTCGACTTCGTCCAGCAGCTCGTGCGCCTTCGCATTCAGGCTGTCCAGCCGTTTCTCGCTGCGCCAGAAGTGGTAGGACAAACCCGTTTTGCGCTGCAAGCCGATGCGCACGTTTTCAAGCACCGTCAGGTGAGGGAATACGGCGGAAATCTGGAACGAGCGGATGATGCCGCGGCGTGCGATCTGCGCAGGCTTTTCGCCCGTGATGTCCACGCCGTTGAAAACGATGCGTCCGGCGCTGGGCGCCAGGAACTTCGTCAGCAGGTTGAAGCACGTGGTCTTGCCGGCCCCATTGGGGCCGATCAGCGCATGGATATGGCCGCGGCGGACGCGCAGGTCGACACCTTTCACCGCGACAAATCCGCGGAATTCCTTGGTCAGTCCCTGGGTCTCCAGAATGGTGTCTTCCATACTCCACCATCGTTCATTGTGCGTAATTGTTGCGGCGAGTATGCGGACGCCCAGGGCAAAATACTATGCGGGTTTTACATAGGTTTTTTCTAAGGAATACGGGGACTTGACAGCCGTGTGACAACTTGCGGGTTCACGCCGGCTTGGCCGGCGTTTTATGGCGGTATTCGCACAGGTCGGCGATGCCGCATTGCGGACATTTCGGGGTGCGCGCCACGCAGACGTAGCGGCCGTGCAGGATCAGCCAGTGATGCGCATCCTGCAGGTATTCCCTGGGCACCAGCCGAGTCAGCTTGAGTTCGACTTCCAGCACGTTCTTGCCGGGCGCCAGTCCGGTGCGATTGGCCACGCGAAAGATGTGCGTGTCCACGGCCATCGTCGCCTGGCCGAAGGCGGTATTGAGCACCACGTTCGCGGTCTTGCGGCCGACGCCGGGCAGGGCCTCCAGCGCTTCGCGGCTCTGGGGCACTTCGCCGCCATGCTGTTCCAGGATCAGCCGCGCGGTGGCGACGGCGTTCTTCGCCTTGGTGCGGTACAGGCCGATGGTCTTGATGTATTCCGTCAGCCCGGCTTCGCCCAGCTCCACCAGCCCCTGAGGGGTGCCGTAGTGGGGAAAGAACTTGCGGGTGGCGATGTTCACCGACTTGTCGGTCGCCTGCGCGGACAGCAGCACGGCGATCAGCAACTGGAACGGTGTCGCGTATTCGAGTTCGGTGGTCGGCGTGGGATTGGCGGCTTGCAGGCGGGCGAAGATTTCCCGGCGTTTGGCGGCGTTCATCGTTGGCGTTGTTCCTTTTCTTGGTGTTTTCCGCGTCCCGCCGTACGTCCGCGTCGCTGTATCGACCGGTGCGGGCCGCGCGAGCGGAGGCCGTCCCGGCTTTCAAGGCCCCGGGCGGCTACGCCGGGCACGGGCGCGCGCCAGCGCGTTCTCGATGGCGGCGCGCTTGCGGGCCTCGGCCTCGTGGGGCGGAACCTCCTCCGCGGCGGCATCGCCGCGGCGGTCGGCGTCGGCATCGGCGCCGGCGCCTTCGCGCAGCCGGCGCGCACGGCCGTCGTGGCGCGCGCGCGCATGGCGGGCGTCGTCCGCGGTCCAGGCACGGCCGGCCGGCACCATCGCGATGCAATCCACGGGGCAGGGCGCGACGCACAGGTCGCAGCCGGTGCACACGTCGTCCAGCACCGTATGCATGCGCTTGGGCGCGCCCACGATGGCGTCCACCGGACAGGCGTCGATGCACAGGGTGCAGCCTATGCAATGGGCTTCGTCGACCACGGCCAGCATCAGCGGTCCGGGATGCCCGCGCGACAGGTCCAGTGCCGGCGCCGGTCTATCCAGCAGGGCGGCCAGGGCGCGCACGCCGTCCTCCCCGCCGGGCGGGCAGCGATTGATATCGGCTTCGCCGGCGGCGATGGCCGCGGCATAAGGCCGGCAGCCGTCATAGCCGCACTTCGTGCATTGCGTCTGGGGCAGCAGG
Proteins encoded in this region:
- a CDS encoding M4 family metallopeptidase: MRPHRPCLSRHAIVPPYLLDRLADQGSPHVRTCAATTLSLIGDDGTLRGAAQARAFAARPEAADGAGRRIHTAGGGTALPGELVRREGDPATEDPAADEAYDYLGATRALFAEVYGRDSLDGKGMALIGTVHYGRHYDNAFWNGTQMVFGDGDGEVFNRFTIAMDIVGHELAHGVIDYEAALVYRGQAGALNESISDVFGALVKQYRLGQTADQADWLIGVGLFTDAVRARGLRSMRAPGTAYDDPLLGRDPQPAHMRDFVQTEDDNGGVHLNSGIPNRAFYLVASALGGHAWEAAGRIWYDTLCDGALARDADFAAFASLTLEHAGGAGARDAVRRAWRDVGVLP
- a CDS encoding protealysin inhibitor emfourin, whose product is MTTLPPWETVVAVLVKRQGGVAGVPALARPRTISLRHFPQDERGRLCAAITQAAAMAAEECGSGDQRYFTIEILQDGEVEPLRFSVPEAAAPEPLVSLWRDGRT
- a CDS encoding ABC transporter ATP-binding protein produces the protein MTAPALEISDLHAWYGESHILHGVDMRVAQGEVVTLLGRNGAGRTTTLRAILGLTGSRRGSVRINGTESIGLPTFRVAHLGVGYCPEERGIFASLSCEENLLLPPVIGGALGGGMSLAEIYDMFPNLHERRHSPGTRLSGGEQQMLAVARILRTGASLLLLDEISEGLAPVIVQALGRMITALKQRGYTIVMVEQNFHFAAPLADRFYVMEHGQIVEHFDASQLTEKQEALNDLLGV
- the rsxB gene encoding electron transport complex subunit RsxB produces the protein MSTITLADRIDGLLPQTQCTKCGYDGCRPYAAAIAAGEADINRCPPGGEDGVRALAALLDRPAPALDLSRGHPGPLMLAVVDEAHCIGCTLCIDACPVDAIVGAPKRMHTVLDDVCTGCDLCVAPCPVDCIAMVPAGRAWTADDARHARARHDGRARRLREGAGADADADRRGDAAAEEVPPHEAEARKRAAIENALARARARRSRPGP
- the acnA gene encoding aconitate hydratase AcnA, whose product is MPHNVFDTLKTFKIGNKTCQYYSLPALGKALGVDVQRLPLSMRIVLESVLRNCDGQKVTEEHVKQLANWQPNAKREEEIPFVVARVVLQDFTGVPLLADIGAMRSVAQAMGADPKRIEPLVPVDLVVDHSVMIDYFGTKQALDLNMKLEFKRNQERYQFMKWGMEAFDTFRVVPPGFGIVHQVNLEYLARGVHFDKANNVYYPDSLVGTDSHTTMINGIGVVGWGVGGIEAEAGMLGQPVYFLTPDVVGVELKGQLRGGVTATDLVLTITEMLRREKVVGKFVEFCGEGTASLSVTDRATIGNMAPEYGATMGFFPVDDRTIDYFKGTGRTEEEIAAFEAYFKAQKMFGVPKAKDITYSKLLTLDLGTVTPSLAGPKRPQDRIEIGNVKNTFTSLFSKPVAENGFNQPAEKLAQVYTTSAGTKVKNGDILIAAITSCTNTSNPSVMLAAGLLAKKAVEAGLKVPPHIKTSLAPGSRVVTEYLTKTGLLPYLEKLGFDVAAYGCTTCIGNAGDLAADLNEAINTNDLVCAAVLSGNRNFEARIHPNIKANFLASPPLVVAYALAGTMLRDLMTEPVAKGKNGDVWLGDIWPSTEEVQNLLKFALDPTAFRENYSDVRTNPGKLWENIKGVTGEVYNWPTSTYIAEPPFFKDFGMEPARMPTVKGARALGIFGDSVTTDHISPAGSIKESSPAGKWLKEHGVMKADFNSYGSRRGNHEIMMRGTFANVRIKNLMIPPRADGSRFEGGETLYQPSGEQMPIYDAAMKYIEAGVPTVVFGGEEYGTGSSRDWAAKGTQLLGVKAVVARSFERIHRSNLVGMGVLPLQFKGDDSTQSLNITGEETFDVSGLEKGIKPQQDVTLTIHRKDGSSQQVQVLLRIDTPIEVDYYQHGGILPFVLRQLLAA
- a CDS encoding ABC transporter substrate-binding protein, which translates into the protein MKLHTLTAALALAGFGLAAAPAVQAQGISDDVIRIGFITDMSGVYSDIDGKAGVEAIRMAIEDAGGNINGKKIEVMYADHQNKADVASSRAREWFDQQHVDVLIGGTNSATSLAMAAVAAEKKKPFIAIGAGASDLTNAQCTPYTVHYAYDTVALARGTGSAVVKDGGKSWFFLTADYAFGHALERDTANVVKAAGGEVKGQVRAPLGASDFSSFLLQAQASKAQILGLANAGGDTINSVKAANEFGITKTMKLAGLLVFINDIHSLGLPATQGMYLTDGWYWDQNDASRAWSKKFEAKVGRKPSMLQAGDYSSVSFYLSGVKATGTDDPDTVMKWMKSNKINDMFAQGGYVREDGRMIHDMYLMQVKTPKESKGPWDYYKVVATLPGDQVYTKLSESTCKLVKK
- the nth gene encoding endonuclease III; translated protein: MNAAKRREIFARLQAANPTPTTELEYATPFQLLIAVLLSAQATDKSVNIATRKFFPHYGTPQGLVELGEAGLTEYIKTIGLYRTKAKNAVATARLILEQHGGEVPQSREALEALPGVGRKTANVVLNTAFGQATMAVDTHIFRVANRTGLAPGKNVLEVELKLTRLVPREYLQDAHHWLILHGRYVCVARTPKCPQCGIADLCEYRHKTPAKPA
- a CDS encoding branched-chain amino acid ABC transporter permease → MNRHIAGYVVLAIAAALLPFLGVYPIFAMKVMCYALFACAFNLLLGFTGLLSFGHAAFLGSAAYATGHALKAWGVTPEIGLVFGVAVAALLGLVVGGLAIRRSGIYFAMITLAMAQMAYFFFLQARFTGGEDGLQQVPRGRLFGLIDLSSDLTLYYLVLALFLIGFAVIWRTVNSPFGQVLKALRENEPRAISLGYDVDRFKLLAFVLSAAIAGLAGSAKTLVFVSATLSDATWQMSGLVILMTLIGGMGTFLGPVLGAFIVVLLENKVGDFGQALTSMTGIEWFRQLGESVTIVIGLIFVICVMAFRRGIVGEFQALLRRRKTA
- a CDS encoding branched-chain amino acid ABC transporter permease, producing MNVFGIPMQALFGQLLLGLVNGSFYAMLSLGLAVIFGLLNVINFAHGALYMMGAFVAWMGVAYLGLNYWIVLVLAPLVVGVFGIVIERLLLRHLYRLDHLYGLLLTFGLTLLIEGLFRSVYGVSGQPFPTPDLLQGATNLGFMILPNYRGWVVVASLIICFGTWFVIERTPLGALLRAATENPKLVEAFGVNVPRMITLTYGFGVALAAFAGVLAAPVLQVSPLMGSNLIIVVFAVVVIGGMGSIMGAILTGLGLGVIEGLTKVFWPEASNTVVFVIMAIVLLLRPAGLFGKEK
- a CDS encoding ABC transporter ATP-binding protein is translated as MEDTILETQGLTKEFRGFVAVKGVDLRVRRGHIHALIGPNGAGKTTCFNLLTKFLAPSAGRIVFNGVDITGEKPAQIARRGIIRSFQISAVFPHLTVLENVRIGLQRKTGLSYHFWRSEKRLDSLNAKAHELLDEVDLGSFAEEMTVNLPYGRKRALEIATTLAMEPELMLLDEPTQGMGHEDVDRVTRLIKRVGVGRTILMVEHNMNVVSSIADQITVLARGAVLAEGGYAEVSRNPEVMQAYMGTTAGELQGAHA